The genomic region ATAAGTCTTCCCAAGACGAATTTCGAATTTGAAAGTACACTCAGCCCATTGGATTATGCTTAATATACTGGAGAAGATTAGTTTTACGGAACGGATTAGTATTAATGCCTCTTACTTACCGGTACATAATGCCGTACTTCCGAGATCGGTTGGTTGATCGTACTAAAATAGATTTTGCATAGTTAGCAATAACCATGTTATGATCGTTTATGGAACGTAGTAGAATTTAGTTTACCGGATTGACCGCAATGTAGAGGGGTTGTAGTACCGCCGAGGACATATTTCGAAGGGGACTGTTCCTGGGCACGTCCGATATTCGCTGGATGGTAGTGTTCTTGTTTGTAATCGTGcccctgctgctgccgctgccgctCGAGTCCACCCCATTGTTTGTACTCTCCGATGACATGTTGCTATCAAGAGGATAATCCATACCGTACGAGTCCTCCTGCAATGATGGGATATAACAAAGGGTTAATAAGCCGTATACGGCTGAAATCGACGTTCCGTCATCACCTCATCGTCCGGCACGATTTCGTCCCCGATCGGTTCATTCTCTCCGGTGAACATTTTGCACAGTTCGTTCATCACGCTCACGACCTCCTTCATCGAGGGACGATTGATTGGGTCCTGTGCCCAGCAGCGTATCATCAGCTGCTCGATCGGCTTCGGACAGTCGTCGATCAGGGGCGGCCGGCTGCCCTGATGCACCCGCCACATGATCGCGAACGATGTGTCGATGTGCTTGAACGGCTGCTCGCGAGCGATCACTTCCCACAGGATGATGCCCCAGCTGAAAACGTCACACTTCTCCGTGTACGACGAGCCCTCGAACACCTCGGGCGCCATCCAGGCGGCGCTGCCCTTGTTGTTGGTCATCAGCGTCGATTTGTCGGTGACCGTGCCAAAGTCGCAGATCTTCAGCACGGTCCCATTGTTGACTAGCAGCAGGTTGGGGGGTTTCAGGTCACGGTGGATCATCGGCCGAGGAGTCATGTCGTGCAGATATGCAACACCCTGCAATTGTGGCAATCAATGATAAAATGTATGTTACCGAGAATTGTGATAACGATAAGAGAAggtgtggtgtgtttgtgtgccttaTCTCTTACCTCAGCGCACTGTCGGGCCCAGCTCATGGCATGTGCGGCCGTGTAGACCGGTCTGGGTCTACAGTGAAGTACTTTATGGAGCGAACCACCGTCGGCGTACTCCATCACCAGACAGACGTGTGGTTTCTCCGTGCAGGCACCGTACAGCTCGATGATGTTCGGATGGGCCACCCGGGAAAGGTGGCTCACTTCCGTGATAAATGCATGTTGCTCCGAAATATCCTCGATGTACTTCACCGCAACGTATTTGTTTCGCCATTTCGCTTTAATGACTGTCCCGAATGACCCTTTCCCGACGGTCTGGAAAGGAGTAATGTAACATCATTTGTGTAAGTCGCAAGAATATTACTCCTGCCCCCGGATGTTGTTGACATTTGCTGTTGTGCAGTGCGGCTGTGTTGTTGCAACTTACGGCAATCTGCTCGATTTCTCCAATATCGATCGCGGTCACAAACGGCGGCAGTACGCTGTTCATTCTGTTATGTTCGCGCGACATCGACATTGAAGAGTAGCAAAAGCCTTATGTGAAGAGATGGTCTGAAGCCGCTGCGAATTCCACCTCAGTTTTGGAAGGAAGATATGCCGTAGATTGGAGACGATGATGCGAACCTAAACAAAGCGCCTAACACTGGTTACACCCCGCACACGGGTGCATCAATGTTGCTGTGGCACTGATCAAACCGAACACAATTTCGGAATAATTGGTTCTAAATGTTCTGCACACTTGCTTTAGTTGAAAAATGAACgctgctttggtgtagttacGCTTCGcacaatatttttcatttcgtctATCACGGAGGGAAAAGTGTCAACATGACAATATGGTAAACGTCATTGCGTGTTAGAAAGAGAGGGTTCGGAAAGCGAGAAGGTGAACATTCTTCGTTAAGTTTTCCATATCGCACATTCAAAAGTAGCTAGTTTGATACACAGAATGAATTCGTATTTGATATATTGATGGTATtttaattacgtaaatatttttgttttttatttttgcagaaaTATCGAAGATCCACGCAATGTAAAACTTATCTACGACGTGCTGAAATTCAGCCCCCTGGAAATTGAACCGGCCGTTCTGTTCGCGACCAACAACGCGCTGGTTTGCGAAACACCCGACGACGCCATGAAGGTGGCGTATGAAATCGATCGCAGTCGGTACGATGCGTTGGCCCTGGATGGTACGTTCTATCAAAAGTCGGGTATTATCTCGGGCGGTTCGCACGATCTGGCCCGCAAGGCCAAACGATGGGACGAAAAGCACATGGCCCAGTTAAAGCTGCAGAAGGAAAAGATCACCGAAGAGTTGAAGGAGGTGATGAAGAAAACGCGCCGCCAGGGTGAGTTGACGACCGTCGAGAGTCAAATTCGGGGCCTCGAAAATCGGCTCAAGTACAGCCAGAACGATCTGGAGGCCTCCAAGAAGAGCCTGGCGGAGTACGACCGCAAGTTGGACAACTTTACGCGCGAGCTGGATCAAATTGGGCCGAAGATAGCGGAGATTGAGAGACGGATGCAGCAGCGCGATTTGAAAATCCAGGACATAAAGGAAAGCATGAACAATGTGGAGGACGATGTGTACGCTGAGTTTTGTGCCCGTATCGGCGTCGCAAATATTCGCCAGTTCGAGGAACGCGAGTTGGTCCTGCAGCAAGAGCGAGCGAAGAAGCGGGCCGAGTTTGAGCAACAAATTGATCGTATTAATAACAATTTGGAGTTTGAGCGTTCAAAAGACACTCTCAAGAACGTGCAGCGCTGGGAACGAGCCGTGCAGGATGACGAAGATTCGCTCGAAACGTTCAAGCAGACGGAGGCACGTCACCGGCAGGAGATCGaaaaggacaaggaaaagATTGAGGTGATGAAGCAGGAGAAGGCGGCCCACAAGGCACTCGTCGATCAAACGGAGGAGGATATGTCGAAGGCTAGGCGTGACGTGCAGGCACTTGCCAAGGAAGTTGCCGCCATTCATCAGAGCATCGCCAACATCGAGGCGCGAAAGgaaacgatgaaaaacaaacggcaCAATATCTTGATGCAAGCTAAGATGGATGCCATCGAGATTCCCTTGAAACAGGGATCCATGGACGACATCGGTCAGCagccacagcagcaacagcagcaaggtGGTCAAGCCGGTGACACTTCGTCCGATACTAGCGCTGTCGCTGGAGGGGCGGCTTATGAACGGGAAAGTCTTATCGAAATAGAATACCAGCAGTTGCCAGGCAatctgaagaacatttccgaCGCGGATCAGGTGAAGAAGACGGGCGACACGCTGTCCAAGGAATTGCAGTCAAAGTTGGAAACATTGGAAAAAATTCAAACGCCCAACATGAAAGCGatgcaaaaattaaatctcGTGTCCGAGAAAATCCTGTCGACGAACGAAGAATTGGAAGCTGCCCGCAAGAAGGCAAAGAAGGCAAAGGCAGCGTTCGAGAAGATTAAAAACGAACGCTGCACGCTATTCACGAACTGCTGCAATCACATTTCCGACGCAATCGATGGAATCTACAAGCAGTTGTCTCGCAACGAAGCTGCCCAGGCTTATTTAGGTCCGGACAATCCCGAGGAGCCGTACCTCGACGGTATAAATTACAACTGTGTGGCTCCCGGCAAACGGTTCCAGCCGATGAGTAATCTTAGCGGAGGTGAAAAGACGATCGCTGCGCTCGCCCTGCTTTTCGCCATCCATAGCTTTCAACCCGCTCCGTTTTTCGTGCTGGACGAAATTGATGCTGCCCTGGATAACACAAACATTGGTAAAGTTGCATCGTACATTCGAGAGAAAACAACCAACCTACAGACGATCGTTATTTCGCTGAAAGAGGAGTTTTACTGTCACGCGGATGTGCTGGTGGGCATATGCCCGGAACCTGCAGACTGTCTGGTTTCACAAACATTGATTTTCGATCTGGAGAAATACGAGAACGCAGAACAGCAATAGGTGATGAATGTAATAATCGTTCATAGTTTTACTTCAAGAAACTTTATTCCAACCCATGTATTGACCAGCGTGGTacacaatttttaatttcaattaatttataatttaaacttACATTTGTCCATTGAATTCGCGCCACTAGAAACGCAGCTTTTGGTTTCATGAGAAATAAATATGGATTTACAACCGTTAGTAATTTCTTGTTGTATTCCTTTTTACGAAACATCAGTGgtccttttgttttcgtttgagGTATGGTATAACGATAGCTTTGAATGTAAAAGAACTCGACATGCGATATAAACGTGCAAACTTAACGAAACATCACACCTGACACAATCTTGACGTCTACATCTAGGACAGCATTCCTATTCATTGTCCGCAAACACGTTTCAGTGCCGGCTGGTTGTGTGGTATTTTGGTAAACGAAAGTTTTTCAAAGCCCGCTGCGAttggtataaataaattttcaatatgGTGTCGACTTTCGTGTGCAGCAAATCAAATGCGGCTGTAGGTAAGTGTAGTACTAGCGAGCAGTGAGGTTTCCTGCGGCCAAGGTGCTCCCAATTGAAGAGCAAAATGGTTTTTGCCAACGAAATATTTGCTGACGAAACATTCTTCACAGGTGGACTCATCGCTGCCGAGCTATTGCGCGAGTCCAATCCGATCGAAGTTCGCTGGGGTGATGAAAATGCCATCTCGTATTCCACCCGCACGCTGGCGTGCATCACCAATAACGATGTGCTACGTGCCTTGTCCAGAGCGGCTCCCGCGTTCCGACTGTACGGTGAAACGCCGATC from Anopheles coustani chromosome 3, idAnoCousDA_361_x.2, whole genome shotgun sequence harbors:
- the LOC131258987 gene encoding mitogen-activated protein kinase kinase kinase 7; its protein translation is MSMSREHNRMNSVLPPFVTAIDIGEIEQIATVGKGSFGTVIKAKWRNKYVAVKYIEDISEQHAFITEVSHLSRVAHPNIIELYGACTEKPHVCLVMEYADGGSLHKVLHCRPRPVYTAAHAMSWARQCAEGVAYLHDMTPRPMIHRDLKPPNLLLVNNGTVLKICDFGTVTDKSTLMTNNKGSAAWMAPEVFEGSSYTEKCDVFSWGIILWEVIAREQPFKHIDTSFAIMWRVHQGSRPPLIDDCPKPIEQLMIRCWAQDPINRPSMKEVVSVMNELCKMFTGENEPIGDEIVPDDEEDSYGMDYPLDSNMSSESTNNGVDSSGSGSSRGTITNKNTTIQRISDVPRNSPLRNMSSAVLQPLYIAVNPYDQPTDLGSTALCTANNNQGTEGLTVTKCTNAPMDAVSSSITFTNSSTGSTGVGIGETTTGGRVGPIPTVDTTADDEGGGKRGEGDGRGNNKQNEAALGDTLYSILDPNLRPLTPVPNNPLSEQIHNEHKLLVQKYFEFETQIVTSMAQREMLQNNMLPEELQLKKAYIKRLEEREALLKFKANLQKQLNDKNRQQQTRQQQHQQQQLLHPPPLNRQESDSEWVIIPPPDCRPKTDNQH